In Flavobacterium cerinum, one genomic interval encodes:
- a CDS encoding DUF5908 family protein has product MPIEIKELHIKINVDENTSGTNAAAVDPGQIMRAISESVEQIVNIEQRKKER; this is encoded by the coding sequence ATGCCAATAGAAATAAAAGAACTCCATATTAAAATTAATGTGGATGAAAACACATCCGGAACAAATGCCGCAGCTGTCGATCCGGGACAAATTATGCGGGCAATAAGTGAAAGTGTAGAGCAAATAGTAAATATTGAACAACGTAAAAAAGAAAGATAA
- a CDS encoding CIS tube protein: MGGSIQKLTIGTYKDSNYDRRIEAGAFKAFINPTSFSMTYKSEFTSDQPEGASKANLNYSKTLPSDLQLEFLFDGTGVTEANSGNKLLNTIAQKLGKKDAFVKTAVKDQIKAFYEATGELSGPIHKPYNVILNWGDFEFQGILSEFTIEYKLFNNEGRPLRAIGKAKFRESISPELAAKIENKNSPDLTHKRMVKKGDTLPLMTERIYGDTKYYLEVAKVNGLINFRQLTAGTELQFPPLDKQV; encoded by the coding sequence ATGGGAGGATCAATTCAAAAATTAACTATTGGAACTTACAAGGATTCAAACTACGATAGAAGAATCGAAGCAGGAGCTTTTAAAGCTTTTATCAATCCCACGAGTTTCTCCATGACGTATAAGTCGGAGTTTACTTCTGATCAACCGGAAGGCGCTTCTAAAGCGAATTTAAATTACTCCAAGACACTTCCGTCGGATTTACAATTAGAGTTTCTCTTTGACGGAACCGGTGTAACGGAAGCAAATTCAGGAAATAAATTGCTGAATACGATAGCTCAAAAATTGGGAAAAAAAGATGCTTTTGTGAAAACGGCAGTAAAAGATCAGATAAAAGCATTTTATGAAGCTACCGGTGAACTTAGCGGACCAATCCACAAACCGTATAACGTCATTCTGAATTGGGGTGATTTTGAATTTCAGGGAATTCTGTCGGAGTTTACAATTGAATACAAATTGTTTAACAACGAAGGAAGACCTTTAAGAGCCATCGGAAAAGCAAAATTCAGAGAATCCATCAGCCCGGAACTTGCGGCTAAAATCGAAAATAAAAACTCTCCGGATCTTACGCACAAGAGAATGGTGAAAAAAGGCGATACACTGCCTTTGATGACAGAACGTATTTACGGAGATACTAAATATTATTTGGAAGTAGCCAAAGTAAACGGTCTGATCAATTTCAGACAATTAACGGCCGGAACAGAATTACAATTCCCTCCCTTAGATAAACAAGTATAA
- the vgrG gene encoding type VI secretion system tip protein VgrG, protein MNNSGYIQTAKTPDLVTFKVMSGDTELPAKYGVKSIVVEKEVNRIPYARIVILDGSAADQDFKLSSENLLIPGKEIEITAGYHSHEKTIFKGVVVKHNLKVKNGSSFLIVECKDKAVKMTLGRKSKYFYESKDSDIIEELIGNGGVTADVEATANTHKELIQYRASDWDFMVARAQANGKLCFVDDGTVKVAKPKISGDAVETVVYGSSIHEFEGEIDARDQFSKITATSWSYTDQELVEAEAQDPAIALNGNLSPGDLAAVFGVEDLQFKHGGNLTQEELQDWSDARATFQQLAKTRGRVQFQGISEVKPGVLLKLEGLGSRFNGKIYVTGVRHEIAGGNWLVNAQFGLTPTWFSETYDISDMPGSGIIPSISGLHVGVVTQLESDPDGEDRILVQIPIINSEEEGIWARVATLDAGENRGSFFRPEIGDEVIIGFINDDPNDAVVLGMLHSSTKPAPITATDDNHEKGFVTRSEMKMIFNDDKISYTLETPAGKKVILDEDADIIKIEDEHSNVLTFKSDGITMESAGDIKIKASGDVKIEGTNINLKASAQFKAEGSSGSEVSSGAVTVIKGSQVKIN, encoded by the coding sequence ATGAATAATAGCGGCTACATACAAACAGCAAAAACTCCCGATCTGGTAACTTTTAAAGTAATGTCCGGAGATACGGAATTGCCGGCTAAATACGGCGTAAAAAGCATTGTGGTTGAGAAAGAAGTAAACAGAATTCCGTATGCCCGCATTGTCATTTTAGACGGAAGTGCAGCGGATCAGGACTTTAAATTAAGTAGTGAAAATCTGTTAATTCCGGGAAAAGAGATTGAAATCACTGCCGGATATCACTCACATGAAAAAACCATTTTTAAAGGGGTTGTGGTTAAACACAATTTAAAAGTTAAAAACGGTTCGTCATTTCTGATTGTAGAATGTAAAGACAAGGCGGTTAAAATGACCTTGGGCAGAAAAAGCAAATATTTCTACGAAAGTAAAGACAGTGACATCATCGAAGAGCTCATCGGAAATGGCGGTGTTACGGCTGATGTGGAAGCAACGGCAAATACACACAAGGAATTAATACAATATCGTGCTTCTGACTGGGATTTTATGGTTGCCAGAGCACAAGCTAACGGTAAACTGTGCTTTGTAGATGACGGAACGGTTAAAGTTGCCAAACCGAAAATTAGCGGTGATGCGGTAGAAACAGTGGTTTACGGTTCCTCTATTCATGAGTTTGAAGGAGAAATAGATGCCCGGGATCAGTTTAGTAAAATTACAGCGACTTCATGGAGCTACACCGACCAGGAACTTGTAGAAGCGGAAGCTCAGGATCCGGCCATTGCACTTAACGGTAATCTTTCACCAGGTGATCTTGCAGCCGTTTTCGGTGTCGAAGACCTGCAATTTAAACACGGAGGAAACCTGACACAGGAAGAACTACAGGACTGGAGTGATGCAAGAGCGACTTTTCAACAATTGGCTAAAACGCGCGGAAGAGTACAATTCCAGGGAATTTCGGAGGTAAAACCAGGTGTTTTACTAAAACTGGAAGGATTAGGAAGCCGATTTAACGGAAAAATATATGTGACCGGAGTACGCCATGAAATTGCAGGCGGAAACTGGTTGGTGAATGCACAGTTTGGTTTAACGCCAACATGGTTCTCTGAAACGTATGATATAAGTGACATGCCGGGATCCGGAATAATCCCGTCCATTAGTGGTCTGCATGTAGGTGTGGTGACGCAATTAGAATCGGATCCGGACGGAGAAGATCGAATTCTGGTACAAATTCCAATCATTAACAGTGAAGAAGAAGGAATCTGGGCACGGGTAGCAACACTCGATGCCGGAGAAAACAGAGGTTCATTCTTCAGACCGGAAATCGGAGATGAGGTTATCATCGGATTCATTAATGATGATCCGAACGATGCGGTGGTTCTGGGAATGTTACACAGTAGTACCAAACCGGCTCCTATAACTGCAACCGATGACAATCATGAAAAAGGATTTGTAACCCGAAGTGAAATGAAAATGATCTTCAACGATGATAAGATTTCATACACATTGGAAACACCGGCCGGTAAAAAAGTGATTTTAGATGAAGATGCCGACATCATAAAAATTGAAGATGAACATTCCAACGTGTTGACGTTTAAGAGTGACGGTATCACAATGGAAAGTGCAGGAGATATCAAAATAAAAGCTTCCGGTGATGTGAAAATCGAAGGAACTAATATAAACCTGAAAGCCAGCGCACAGTTTAAAGCGGAAGGTAGTTCCGGTTCAGAAGTTTCATCAGGAGCAGTAACCGTAATCAAAGGATCGCAGGTTAAAATCAATTAG
- a CDS encoding PAAR domain-containing protein: protein MKPAARITDMHTCPMVTGNVPHVGGPILPAGEPTVLIGGMPAARAGDKAICTGPPDTIAAGSSTVMIGGKPAARQGDSTAHGGVISAGCPTVLIGG from the coding sequence ATGAAACCAGCAGCAAGAATCACAGACATGCATACCTGCCCGATGGTTACCGGAAACGTACCTCATGTGGGCGGACCTATATTACCCGCCGGTGAACCAACCGTATTAATTGGCGGTATGCCCGCAGCAAGAGCAGGTGACAAGGCAATCTGTACTGGTCCTCCGGATACTATCGCGGCAGGATCATCGACTGTAATGATAGGTGGAAAACCGGCAGCCAGACAAGGGGATAGCACAGCACATGGTGGTGTCATTTCAGCCGGTTGTCCTACCGTTTTAATTGGTGGATAA
- a CDS encoding GPW/gp25 family protein — translation MKINTDFLGIGWSFPPEFNKTEGNVTMTTDVEDINNSLIILLSTRPGERVMFPNYGCDLQEMLFNPLELTLITQMKGIIERAILYHEPRINLLNIEIDTTDELEGQILIHIDYEVRNTNTRSNIVFPFYKGEAIEI, via the coding sequence ATGAAAATAAATACAGATTTTTTAGGAATAGGTTGGAGCTTTCCGCCTGAGTTTAATAAGACTGAAGGAAATGTAACGATGACTACAGATGTTGAAGATATCAATAACAGTCTCATCATTCTTTTGTCAACACGCCCGGGAGAACGCGTTATGTTTCCCAACTACGGCTGTGATTTGCAGGAAATGCTTTTTAACCCTTTAGAATTAACGCTGATCACACAAATGAAAGGTATCATCGAAAGAGCCATCTTATACCATGAGCCGAGAATCAACCTTCTCAATATTGAGATTGATACCACAGACGAACTGGAAGGACAGATCCTGATACATATAGATTACGAAGTAAGAAATACCAATACAAGAAGCAATATTGTTTTTCCTTTCTATAAAGGAGAAGCCATAGAAATCTAA
- a CDS encoding baseplate J/gp47 family protein, with protein sequence MKKIDTFSHYREGKSQMQRFLTELNPGNLELHDFDLFDWLLFANNFANHVNYFGKDDATTPAGTWEGFFLGADDYTIPRRESVAYKSLKKEVTELVAQFEKDGSLTPHLTLFICFIKLMDFSKKAFNNLTQRHLDFYYKEILKIDKQDAQSDKVYVIFELAKKAIQERVPEGTLLDAKKDATGKKRVFKTDKELIASQAKVVELKSFLNDTTKKELKMARVANTLDGLTEKLPEQGNYWWPFGYNSNESKPQKSDFKELENAKLGFAIASSLFNLKEGERTVTVTISFEENGTSKLAEMRIGDIENNLKLLCSGEKEWMSGAALKCLKNDSKMLQLAFTLGKEFPAVVNYNKEALGGTFQTDLAVVRFVVEGSKYYSLYEALAEKEIKNVNVTVDVKGVKSVLIENDNSTLNPEKDYFPFTGQPVTGSNLYIKYPEMFAKKWQKAAVTINWKNTPDSIKDLYKGYILKPNQEITKATFDAAKNNASIVDKDSYFKANASLLEREVWSVKATNIELFQKKGTGYQTNFSVNNASSTRGASEAIRLTLNQSALQDVYPKLYTLALTSGERSVVIPNEPYIPLAADIELSYTASESVYTIVSLARDSKPVKSDGVKLFYEDAFGQFEKDATIKNLVPVHKAGGELYIGLDANPGETVSLLIQTLEGSENALADTFQENENIEWDYLSNNEWLSLKKYILINETKRFLESGILQFKVPKDIITNNTRFTEKVVWIRAKTKTSYDAVCKIQGIYTQAVLATFQNQDNDLSHLENGLEAGTISKLITRVPQIKSVSQPYNAFDGKYKEADEAFYRRVSERLRHKNRAITQWDYEQLILQEFPNVFMAKCLNHTSEKSFMAPGHVTIVVVPNTKNKNAFDVYQPRVSRASLNKIQNYVNGLNTMQVKAQVINPNYQEATIKASVRFFDKYDEAFYSKQLDEDIKKYISPWAFGDSDVVSFNVKLNVNQLVNYLEQLYYVDYIDELQVSVNNIPQTKYLIEVDPKSILVSAKQHVITIAEQVCI encoded by the coding sequence ATGAAAAAAATAGATACATTTTCGCATTATCGTGAAGGAAAATCACAAATGCAACGCTTTTTAACAGAACTAAATCCTGGTAATCTTGAATTGCACGATTTTGATTTGTTTGATTGGCTACTATTTGCAAACAATTTTGCCAATCATGTAAATTATTTTGGTAAAGATGATGCAACAACACCTGCCGGAACTTGGGAAGGCTTTTTTTTAGGTGCTGATGATTATACCATTCCACGTAGGGAAAGTGTTGCTTATAAGAGCTTGAAAAAAGAGGTGACAGAGCTCGTTGCTCAATTCGAGAAAGACGGTAGTCTGACGCCTCACCTGACTTTATTTATCTGCTTTATTAAGTTGATGGACTTCTCGAAAAAGGCATTCAATAATCTTACCCAAAGACATTTGGATTTCTATTACAAGGAAATTCTAAAGATCGACAAACAAGATGCCCAATCGGATAAAGTTTATGTGATTTTTGAATTAGCCAAAAAAGCAATCCAGGAAAGAGTACCGGAAGGCACATTACTCGATGCAAAAAAAGATGCAACGGGTAAAAAACGTGTGTTTAAAACAGATAAAGAACTTATTGCCAGTCAGGCAAAAGTGGTTGAACTAAAAAGCTTTTTAAACGATACAACAAAAAAAGAATTAAAAATGGCCCGTGTGGCCAATACATTAGACGGATTAACCGAAAAATTACCGGAACAAGGCAACTACTGGTGGCCTTTCGGATACAATTCGAACGAATCCAAACCTCAAAAATCCGATTTTAAAGAGCTTGAAAACGCAAAGCTCGGTTTCGCAATCGCTTCTTCATTATTCAATTTAAAAGAAGGTGAGCGTACGGTAACCGTAACGATTAGCTTTGAGGAAAACGGAACGTCAAAATTAGCTGAAATGCGAATTGGAGACATCGAAAATAACCTTAAACTACTTTGTAGCGGTGAAAAGGAATGGATGTCCGGTGCAGCTTTAAAATGCCTTAAAAACGACAGCAAAATGCTTCAGTTGGCTTTTACGCTTGGAAAAGAATTCCCTGCGGTAGTGAACTATAATAAAGAAGCATTAGGCGGAACTTTTCAAACTGATTTGGCTGTCGTGCGATTTGTTGTCGAAGGAAGCAAATATTACAGCCTTTATGAAGCATTGGCAGAGAAAGAAATTAAAAATGTAAATGTAACGGTTGATGTAAAAGGAGTAAAATCCGTTTTAATTGAAAACGATAATAGCACATTAAATCCGGAAAAAGATTATTTCCCGTTTACAGGTCAACCGGTAACAGGATCTAATCTTTATATCAAATATCCGGAGATGTTTGCTAAAAAATGGCAAAAAGCAGCAGTAACAATCAACTGGAAAAATACTCCGGATTCGATAAAGGATCTTTATAAAGGATACATCCTTAAACCGAATCAGGAAATTACGAAAGCAACTTTTGATGCGGCAAAGAATAACGCCTCTATTGTTGATAAAGACAGCTATTTTAAAGCGAATGCTTCCCTTTTAGAAAGAGAAGTGTGGTCTGTAAAAGCAACAAATATTGAACTGTTCCAAAAGAAAGGAACCGGTTATCAGACTAATTTCTCAGTAAATAATGCAAGTAGTACCAGAGGTGCTTCAGAAGCTATTCGTTTAACATTAAACCAATCGGCTTTACAGGATGTGTATCCGAAACTATATACATTGGCATTAACAAGCGGAGAAAGAAGTGTTGTAATTCCGAATGAACCGTACATCCCGTTGGCAGCTGATATCGAATTAAGTTATACAGCTTCGGAAAGTGTTTATACTATTGTGAGTTTGGCTCGCGACAGTAAACCGGTAAAAAGTGACGGTGTTAAACTATTTTATGAAGATGCTTTCGGTCAGTTTGAAAAAGACGCAACAATCAAAAATCTTGTTCCTGTTCATAAGGCAGGAGGCGAATTATATATCGGTTTAGATGCCAATCCTGGTGAAACGGTTTCATTATTAATCCAGACTTTGGAAGGAAGTGAAAATGCTTTAGCAGATACATTTCAGGAAAATGAAAACATCGAATGGGATTACCTTTCTAATAACGAATGGTTAAGTCTTAAAAAATATATTCTGATCAATGAAACAAAACGATTTCTTGAGTCCGGTATCCTGCAATTTAAGGTGCCTAAAGATATCATCACAAACAATACCCGATTTACAGAGAAGGTAGTATGGATCAGAGCAAAAACAAAGACAAGTTATGATGCGGTGTGTAAAATTCAGGGAATTTATACACAGGCGGTTCTGGCAACTTTCCAAAACCAGGATAATGACTTGTCACATCTGGAAAACGGATTGGAAGCAGGAACCATCTCGAAACTGATTACCCGGGTGCCGCAAATTAAATCGGTTAGCCAGCCGTATAATGCTTTCGACGGAAAATACAAAGAAGCTGATGAAGCTTTCTACAGACGTGTAAGTGAACGTTTAAGACATAAAAACAGAGCCATCACACAGTGGGATTACGAACAACTTATTTTACAGGAATTCCCTAATGTATTTATGGCAAAATGTCTGAATCATACCTCAGAAAAATCATTTATGGCTCCGGGACATGTTACGATAGTAGTCGTGCCGAATACAAAAAATAAAAATGCATTTGATGTCTATCAGCCGCGTGTAAGCCGTGCCAGCCTGAACAAAATTCAGAACTATGTTAACGGATTAAATACAATGCAGGTAAAGGCACAGGTTATCAACCCGAATTATCAGGAAGCAACTATAAAAGCGAGCGTACGATTCTTTGACAAGTATGATGAAGCATTTTATAGTAAGCAATTGGATGAAGATATCAAAAAATATATATCCCCCTGGGCTTTCGGAGATTCTGATGTAGTCTCTTTTAATGTGAAACTAAATGTGAACCAGCTTGTTAATTATTTGGAACAGCTTTATTATGTTGATTATATCGACGAATTACAAGTGTCTGTCAACAATATACCACAGACAAAATACTTAATTGAGGTAGATCCAAAATCCATATTAGTGTCAGCAAAACAACATGTTATCACTATTGCAGAACAGGTATGTATTTAA